In Streptomyces durocortorensis, a genomic segment contains:
- a CDS encoding PTS transporter subunit EIIC, producing the protein MATEDKNRATAAAILPLVGGAANVSSIAHCMTRLRLGLHDRSFVDDEALRALPAVMGVVEDDSYQIVLGPGTVARVTPEFERLVEEARAAAPEPAPAPAAVSAEELAAQGAAIKARRKARNATPFKLFLRRIANIFVPLIPALIGCGIIAGLGGLLINLEWLPSVTPALAAMASGFMALIAVFVGYNTAKEFGGTPVLGGAVAAIIVFPGVGDVDAFGQSLSPGQGGVLGALGAAVLAVYVEKWCRRWVPEALDVLVTPTLTVLISGLVTIFGLMFVAGEVSSAIGTFADWLLANGGAGAGFVLGGLFLPLVMLGLHQALIPIHTTLIEQQNYTVLLPILAMAGAGQVGAAMAVYCRLPRNESIRRTIKSALPAGLLGVGEPLIYGVSLPLGRPFITACVGGAFGGGFVGLFNQLGDTVGSTAIGPSGWALFPLLDGNHGLGSTIAIYAGGLLVGYVAGFVATYFFGFGKDLLTEFNVSQEPVSSTVAATGGTHPAPEAGATGGPGGTGGPDPGTDPAKAPAGV; encoded by the coding sequence ATGGCCACAGAAGACAAGAACCGCGCCACCGCCGCCGCGATCCTTCCGCTCGTCGGTGGCGCCGCGAACGTCAGCTCCATCGCCCACTGCATGACCCGGCTCCGACTCGGTCTGCACGACCGGTCCTTCGTCGACGACGAGGCGCTGAGGGCCCTGCCCGCCGTGATGGGCGTCGTCGAGGACGACTCGTACCAGATCGTGCTGGGTCCGGGCACGGTCGCCCGGGTCACGCCGGAGTTCGAGCGGCTGGTGGAGGAGGCCCGCGCGGCAGCACCGGAACCGGCCCCGGCCCCCGCTGCCGTGTCGGCCGAGGAGCTGGCGGCGCAGGGCGCGGCGATCAAGGCACGGCGGAAGGCGAGGAACGCGACCCCGTTCAAGCTGTTCCTGCGCCGCATCGCCAACATCTTCGTGCCGCTGATCCCGGCCCTCATCGGCTGCGGGATCATCGCGGGCCTGGGCGGCCTGCTGATCAACCTGGAGTGGCTGCCCTCCGTCACGCCCGCGCTGGCGGCGATGGCGTCCGGCTTCATGGCGCTGATCGCGGTGTTCGTGGGCTACAACACGGCCAAGGAGTTCGGCGGTACGCCGGTCCTGGGCGGTGCGGTCGCGGCGATCATCGTCTTCCCGGGCGTCGGAGACGTCGACGCGTTCGGCCAGAGCCTCTCCCCCGGCCAGGGCGGTGTGCTCGGCGCGCTGGGCGCGGCGGTGCTCGCGGTGTACGTGGAGAAGTGGTGCCGCAGGTGGGTGCCGGAGGCACTGGACGTCCTGGTCACCCCGACCCTGACGGTGCTGATCTCCGGCCTGGTGACCATCTTCGGCCTGATGTTCGTGGCGGGCGAGGTGTCCTCCGCGATCGGTACGTTCGCGGACTGGCTGCTGGCCAACGGCGGCGCGGGCGCGGGCTTCGTGCTCGGCGGCCTGTTCCTGCCCCTGGTCATGCTGGGCCTGCACCAGGCGCTGATCCCGATCCACACCACGCTGATCGAACAGCAGAACTACACGGTCCTGCTGCCGATCCTGGCCATGGCGGGCGCGGGCCAGGTGGGCGCGGCGATGGCGGTCTACTGCCGCCTCCCCCGTAACGAGTCGATCCGCCGCACCATCAAGTCCGCGCTTCCGGCGGGCCTGCTGGGCGTCGGCGAGCCCCTGATCTACGGCGTCTCGCTGCCGCTGGGCCGCCCGTTCATCACGGCGTGCGTGGGCGGCGCGTTCGGCGGCGGCTTCGTCGGCCTGTTCAACCAGCTCGGCGACACGGTCGGCTCGACGGCCATCGGCCCGTCCGGCTGGGCCCTGTTCCCGCTCCTGGACGGCAACCACGGGCTGGGCTCGACGATCGCGATCTACGCGGGCGGCCTGCTCGTCGGGTATGTCGCCGGGTTCGTCGCCACGTATTTCTTCGGCTTCGGCAAGGACCTGCTGACCGAGTTCAACGTCTCCCAGGAGCCGGTCTCGTCCACGGTCGCCGCCACGGGCGGCACGCACCCGGCACCGGAGGCGGGAGCGACGGGCGGGCCCGGGGGCACCGGCGGCCCGGACCCCGGCACCGACCCGGCCAAGGCCCCGGCGGGGGTCTGA
- the murQ gene encoding N-acetylmuramic acid 6-phosphate etherase, whose product MTSTTGTNAETSSTSGGYGELRAQLATLTTEAFRPELAEIDRLPTEEIARIMNGEDATVPAAVAERLPRIAAAIDATAERMARGGRLIYAGAGTAGRLGVLDASECPPTFNTDPSEVIGLIAGGPSAMVTAVEGAEDSKELAAADLDALKLSADDTVVGISASGRTPYAIGAVEHARAQGALTIGLSCNADSALGAAAEHPLEVVTGPELLTGSTRLKAGTAQKLVLNMISTITMIRLGKTYGNLMVDVRASNEKLRARSRHIVSLATGASDAEIEAALAATDGEVKHAILAILGGVDGPTATRLLTESGGHLRAALTAARTT is encoded by the coding sequence ATGACCTCCACCACCGGCACGAACGCCGAGACCTCCAGCACCTCCGGCGGCTACGGCGAGCTCCGCGCCCAGCTGGCGACCCTCACCACCGAGGCGTTCCGCCCCGAGCTGGCCGAGATCGACCGGCTGCCCACCGAGGAGATCGCCCGCATCATGAACGGCGAGGACGCCACCGTCCCCGCCGCCGTCGCCGAGCGGCTGCCGCGGATCGCCGCGGCGATCGACGCCACCGCCGAGCGGATGGCGCGCGGCGGCCGGCTGATCTACGCGGGCGCGGGCACCGCGGGCCGCCTCGGAGTGCTGGACGCCAGCGAGTGCCCGCCCACGTTCAACACCGACCCGTCCGAGGTCATCGGTCTGATCGCGGGCGGCCCCTCCGCCATGGTCACCGCCGTCGAGGGCGCGGAGGACAGCAAGGAGCTGGCCGCCGCCGACCTGGACGCGCTGAAGCTGAGCGCCGACGACACGGTGGTGGGCATCTCCGCCTCCGGCCGCACGCCGTACGCGATCGGCGCGGTCGAGCACGCCCGCGCCCAGGGCGCCCTGACCATCGGGCTGTCCTGCAACGCGGACTCCGCGCTCGGCGCCGCCGCCGAACACCCCCTGGAGGTCGTCACCGGCCCCGAGCTGCTCACCGGCTCGACCCGGCTGAAGGCGGGCACGGCACAGAAGCTCGTCCTCAACATGATCTCGACGATCACGATGATCCGGCTCGGCAAGACGTACGGGAATCTCATGGTCGACGTCCGCGCGTCCAACGAGAAACTGCGGGCCCGCTCCCGGCACATCGTCTCCCTGGCCACCGGCGCCTCCGACGCCGAGATCGAGGCCGCGCTCGCCGCCACCGACGGCGAGGTGAAGCACGCGATCCTCGCCATCCTCGGCGGGGTCGACGGCCCCACCGCCACCCGTCTCCTGACCGAGTCCGGCGGCCACCTCCGCGCCGCCCTCACGGCTGCACGCACCACCTGA
- a CDS encoding MurR/RpiR family transcriptional regulator: MTIDVKESFSGESPPAPAALAAKVRTLAPSMTRSMQLVAEAVAGDPAGCSALTVTGLAELTGTSEATVVRTARLLGYPGYRDLRLALAGLAAHQESGRSPAVTADIAVDDPIADVVAKLAHDEQQTLADTAAGLDTVQLGAAVAAASTARRIDIYGVGASSLVGQDLAQKLLRIGLIAHAHTDPHLAVTNAVQLRSGDVAIAITHSGSTGDVIEPLRVAFERGATTVAITGRPDGPVSQYADHVLTTSTARESELRPAAMSSRTSQLLVVDCLFIGVAQRTYETAAPALSASYEALAHRHTPRTR; this comes from the coding sequence GTGACCATTGACGTGAAGGAAAGTTTCAGCGGCGAGTCCCCGCCCGCCCCCGCGGCCCTCGCCGCCAAGGTCCGGACGCTCGCGCCCTCCATGACCCGCTCCATGCAGCTGGTCGCCGAAGCCGTCGCGGGCGACCCTGCCGGATGCTCCGCACTCACCGTCACCGGTCTCGCCGAGCTGACCGGCACCAGCGAGGCCACCGTCGTCCGCACCGCGCGCCTCCTGGGCTACCCGGGCTACCGGGACCTGCGCCTCGCGCTGGCCGGGCTCGCCGCACACCAGGAGTCCGGGCGGTCGCCCGCCGTGACCGCCGACATCGCGGTGGACGACCCGATCGCCGACGTGGTCGCCAAGCTCGCCCACGACGAGCAGCAGACCCTCGCGGACACCGCCGCCGGGCTCGACACCGTGCAGCTGGGGGCCGCGGTGGCCGCCGCCTCGACCGCCCGCCGCATCGACATCTACGGCGTGGGGGCCTCCTCGCTCGTCGGTCAGGACCTGGCGCAGAAGCTGCTCCGGATCGGCCTGATAGCCCACGCCCACACGGACCCGCACCTCGCGGTGACCAACGCCGTCCAGCTGCGCAGCGGTGACGTGGCCATAGCGATCACCCACTCCGGCTCGACCGGCGACGTCATCGAGCCGCTGCGGGTCGCGTTCGAACGCGGGGCCACGACGGTCGCGATCACCGGGCGGCCCGACGGACCCGTGTCGCAGTACGCGGACCATGTGCTGACCACGTCCACCGCCCGCGAGAGCGAGCTGCGCCCCGCCGCCATGTCGAGCCGCACGAGCCAGCTGCTCGTCGTGGACTGCCTGTTCATAGGCGTCGCGCAGCGGACGTACGAGACCGCTGCGCCCGCGCTCTCCGCGTCGTACGAGGCCCTCGCCCACCGCCACACCCCCCGGACCCGCTGA
- a CDS encoding DUF4031 domain-containing protein, with product MTLYIDPPTWPGHGRLWSHLVSDTSFEELHAFAAAIGCPPRAFERDHYDVPEAHYADAVRAGAREVGSKELVRRLTAAGLRRPKGRPRP from the coding sequence GTGACCCTCTACATCGACCCGCCCACCTGGCCCGGACACGGCCGCCTCTGGTCGCACCTGGTCAGCGACACGTCGTTCGAGGAGCTCCACGCCTTCGCCGCCGCCATCGGCTGCCCGCCCCGGGCCTTCGAGCGCGACCACTACGACGTACCGGAGGCGCACTACGCGGACGCGGTGCGGGCCGGGGCGCGGGAGGTCGGGTCGAAGGAGCTGGTGCGGCGGCTCACGGCCGCGGGGCTCCGGAGGCCGAAGGGGCGGCCGAGACCCTAG
- a CDS encoding Cmx/CmrA family chloramphenicol efflux MFS transporter, translated as MPLAVYVLGLSVFALGTSEFMLSGLLPPIADDMNVSIPQAGLLISAFAIGMVVGAPLLAVATLRLPRRTTLIALISVFGLGQIAGALAPTYEVLFASRVVSALACAGFWAVGAAVAIAMVPVNSRARAMAVMIGGLSIANVLGVPMGAFLGEHLGWRSAFWAVGAASAVALLGVITRIPHIPLPEKKPELKRELAIYRDRQVWLAIVITALAAGGVFCAFSYLAPLLTDVAGLDSGRVPWILGLFGVGALIGTTIGGRVADAHLFGVLLSGITASTVFLAALALFASSQVAVIALAFLLGLSAFFTAPALNARMFNVAGAAPTLAGATTTAAFNLGNTSGPWLGGTVIDLDFGFASTAWAGAAMTVLALAAVAVSLRLQAGGDGRGGSGSRSRLIARSAAAPGASADPRVSAAPSASGAPRP; from the coding sequence ATGCCCCTGGCCGTATACGTTCTCGGTCTTTCGGTCTTCGCCCTCGGCACCAGCGAGTTCATGCTGTCGGGCCTGCTGCCGCCGATCGCGGACGACATGAACGTGTCGATCCCACAGGCCGGGCTCCTCATATCCGCGTTCGCGATCGGCATGGTGGTCGGCGCCCCGCTGCTCGCCGTCGCCACACTCCGCCTGCCCCGCCGCACGACGCTCATCGCGCTGATCTCGGTGTTCGGCCTCGGCCAGATCGCCGGTGCACTGGCCCCGACGTACGAGGTCCTCTTCGCCTCCCGCGTGGTGAGCGCGCTCGCCTGTGCGGGCTTCTGGGCGGTCGGGGCGGCCGTGGCCATCGCCATGGTGCCGGTCAACTCGCGGGCGCGGGCGATGGCCGTGATGATCGGCGGGCTGTCGATCGCCAACGTGCTGGGCGTGCCGATGGGGGCCTTCCTCGGCGAGCACCTGGGCTGGCGCTCGGCGTTCTGGGCGGTGGGCGCGGCCTCCGCGGTGGCCCTGCTCGGCGTGATCACGCGCATCCCGCACATCCCGCTGCCGGAGAAGAAGCCCGAGCTGAAGCGGGAGCTGGCGATCTACCGGGACCGGCAGGTCTGGCTGGCGATCGTGATCACCGCGCTCGCCGCGGGCGGCGTGTTCTGCGCGTTCAGCTATCTGGCTCCGCTGCTCACGGACGTGGCGGGCCTGGACTCGGGCCGGGTGCCGTGGATTCTGGGTCTCTTCGGGGTCGGTGCGCTGATCGGTACGACGATCGGCGGCCGGGTCGCGGACGCGCACCTCTTCGGGGTGCTGCTGAGCGGCATCACGGCGTCCACGGTGTTCCTGGCGGCGCTGGCCCTGTTCGCCTCCAGCCAGGTCGCCGTGATCGCGCTGGCGTTCCTGCTGGGCCTCTCCGCCTTCTTCACCGCCCCCGCGCTGAACGCCCGGATGTTCAACGTGGCCGGGGCCGCCCCGACGCTGGCCGGGGCCACGACGACGGCCGCGTTCAACCTGGGCAACACGAGCGGCCCGTGGCTCGGCGGCACGGTGATCGACCTGGACTTCGGCTTCGCGTCCACGGCCTGGGCGGGCGCGGCGATGACGGTCCTGGCCCTGGCGGCGGTGGCGGTGTCGCTGCGCCTCCAGGCCGGCGGTGACGGCCGGGGCGGCAGCGGCTCGCGCTCGCGGCTGATCGCTAGGAGCGCGGCGGCCCCTGGGGCCTCGGCCGACCCTAGGGTCTCGGCCGCCCCTTCGGCCTCCGGAGCCCCGCGGCCGTGA
- a CDS encoding PQQ-binding-like beta-propeller repeat protein: MSKGYGTTFGRSSRRRILRLAGGGLTMAVLGAGLTGCEDEPTTDGESSAPPRGASPEDGKAPDDGQAPKPLWTRTTSAKTYGDNDELVAVGGVVIASGAPLAALDGATGAERWSLEGGAIPGAPLLLGGDGSGTLYLASGAYDGSVVGYDPASGKETWRSHLGKEYRQPRPVAVDGEQVYVIAEILEADGSSRTNVIAALNSATGKLAWKEQRDLGTQQNGVHAAVQGRYLVYTDFKKNLTVRDTATGKQVWTQKTTKTSYGPFTVHQDLVIVPQGERLQAFALSDGSQKWSLQAERFAAFSEPAVLDDVLHIADSGRTLWAVEPRTGKKLWQSKDLAGTGTPIPRQFVRAGGTLYGATDLDKQGGIHAFDAKTGALRWTFNDGSGDHHAWLVATDGKHVFALHGKKLHALPA, translated from the coding sequence ATGTCCAAGGGATACGGCACGACGTTCGGCAGATCCTCCCGGCGGCGAATACTGCGACTGGCCGGGGGCGGTCTCACGATGGCGGTTCTCGGAGCCGGACTGACCGGTTGCGAGGACGAGCCGACGACGGACGGCGAGAGCAGCGCCCCGCCGCGCGGCGCTTCTCCCGAGGACGGCAAGGCCCCCGACGACGGGCAGGCCCCCAAGCCGCTGTGGACGAGGACGACGTCAGCCAAGACCTACGGGGACAACGACGAGCTGGTCGCCGTGGGCGGCGTGGTGATCGCGAGCGGTGCCCCGCTGGCCGCCCTCGACGGGGCGACCGGCGCGGAGCGGTGGTCGCTGGAGGGCGGCGCGATCCCCGGTGCGCCGCTGCTCCTCGGCGGTGACGGCAGCGGCACGCTGTATCTGGCCAGCGGCGCGTACGACGGCAGCGTCGTCGGGTACGACCCGGCCTCCGGCAAGGAGACCTGGCGCAGCCACCTGGGCAAGGAGTACCGGCAGCCGAGGCCCGTCGCCGTGGACGGCGAGCAGGTGTACGTCATCGCCGAAATCCTTGAGGCCGACGGATCGTCCCGCACCAACGTGATCGCCGCGCTGAACAGTGCCACGGGCAAGCTCGCCTGGAAGGAGCAGCGCGACCTCGGCACCCAGCAGAACGGCGTGCACGCCGCCGTACAGGGCCGCTACCTCGTCTACACCGACTTCAAGAAGAACCTCACGGTGCGCGACACCGCCACCGGCAAGCAGGTGTGGACGCAGAAGACGACGAAGACGAGCTACGGGCCCTTCACCGTCCATCAGGACCTGGTGATCGTCCCGCAGGGGGAACGGCTCCAGGCCTTCGCCCTGTCCGACGGGTCCCAGAAGTGGTCCCTCCAGGCCGAACGGTTCGCGGCCTTCAGCGAACCGGCCGTGCTGGACGACGTCCTCCACATCGCGGACAGCGGGCGGACGCTTTGGGCCGTCGAGCCGCGTACCGGCAAGAAGCTCTGGCAGTCCAAGGACCTCGCGGGCACCGGTACCCCCATCCCCCGGCAGTTCGTCAGGGCGGGCGGCACCCTCTACGGGGCCACCGACCTCGACAAGCAGGGCGGCATCCACGCCTTCGACGCGAAGACCGGCGCCCTGCGCTGGACGTTCAACGACGGGTCCGGCGACCACCACGCCTGGCTGGTGGCCACCGACGGCAAGCACGTCTTCGCGCTGCACGGCAAGAAGCTGCACGCGCTGCCCGCGTAA
- a CDS encoding HD domain-containing protein, with product MTDHPRPPDTAALRDRWRDTLLAARSGADGPDPLPYADDLLARWAEPQRRYHTTDHLMTVLDRIDTLAGHSDDVHAVRLAAWFHDAVYRPDRTENEERSAALAERALPEAGVPDAVTAEVARLVRLTVTHDPADGDRNGEVLCDADLAILAGGPQEYGAYAARVREEYGFVPDEAFREGRAAVLRQLLDLPRLFRTPYGAAEWEARARHNLATELELLESSGPE from the coding sequence ATGACGGACCACCCACGCCCGCCCGACACCGCCGCCCTCCGCGACCGCTGGCGCGACACGCTCCTCGCCGCGCGGTCCGGCGCGGACGGCCCCGATCCGCTGCCGTACGCCGACGATCTCCTCGCCCGCTGGGCCGAACCGCAGCGCCGCTACCACACGACCGACCACCTGATGACGGTCCTGGACCGGATCGACACCCTGGCCGGCCACTCCGACGACGTGCACGCGGTACGCCTCGCCGCCTGGTTCCACGACGCGGTCTACCGGCCCGACCGCACGGAGAACGAGGAGCGCAGCGCCGCCCTCGCCGAGCGCGCGCTGCCCGAGGCGGGGGTGCCGGACGCGGTGACGGCGGAGGTCGCCCGGCTGGTCCGCCTCACCGTCACGCACGACCCGGCGGACGGCGACCGCAACGGCGAAGTGCTGTGCGACGCCGACCTCGCGATCCTGGCGGGCGGCCCGCAGGAGTACGGCGCGTACGCGGCCCGGGTCCGCGAGGAGTACGGCTTCGTCCCGGACGAGGCGTTCCGAGAGGGCCGGGCGGCGGTGCTGCGCCAGCTCCTGGACCTGCCCCGGCTGTTCCGTACGCCGTACGGGGCGGCCGAGTGGGAGGCGCGGGCGCGGCACAACCTGGCGACGGAGCTGGAGCTGCTGGAGTCCTCCGGCCCCGAGTGA
- a CDS encoding LamB/YcsF family protein — MDLNADLGEGFGNWTLTDDDALLACVTSANVACGFHAGDASVMRRVCDAAAANGVRIGAQVSYRDLAGFGRRSMDVPSAELTAEIAYQIGALRVFAEAAGSTVSYVKPHGALYNRVVRDEDQAAAVVAGIRLAGGTPAVLGLPGSRLLAHAAAAGLPAVEEAFADRAYTPRGTLVPRGEPGAVVHDADAVVRRSVGMAVDRAVTGVDGSRIPVAARSICVHGDTPGAAVLARRVRSALEEAGVVVRAFV, encoded by the coding sequence ATGGATCTCAACGCGGACCTCGGCGAGGGTTTCGGCAACTGGACCCTCACCGACGACGACGCGCTCCTCGCCTGCGTCACGAGCGCCAACGTCGCCTGCGGCTTCCACGCGGGCGACGCCTCCGTCATGCGGCGGGTCTGCGACGCGGCGGCGGCGAACGGTGTACGGATCGGGGCGCAGGTCTCCTACCGGGACCTGGCCGGGTTCGGCCGCCGCTCGATGGACGTGCCGTCGGCCGAGCTGACCGCGGAGATCGCTTACCAGATAGGCGCGTTGCGGGTCTTCGCCGAGGCCGCGGGCTCCACCGTCTCGTACGTCAAACCGCACGGCGCCCTCTACAACCGGGTCGTCCGGGACGAGGACCAGGCCGCCGCCGTCGTCGCGGGCATCCGGCTGGCGGGCGGGACCCCGGCCGTCCTCGGGCTGCCCGGCTCCCGCCTCCTCGCCCACGCGGCGGCCGCCGGACTCCCCGCCGTCGAGGAGGCGTTCGCCGACCGCGCGTACACCCCGCGGGGCACCCTGGTCCCGCGCGGCGAACCGGGCGCGGTGGTGCACGACGCGGACGCCGTCGTACGCCGGAGCGTCGGCATGGCCGTCGACCGGGCGGTGACCGGGGTGGACGGCAGCCGGATACCGGTCGCGGCCCGTTCGATCTGCGTCCACGGGGACACCCCGGGCGCGGCCGTCCTCGCCCGCCGGGTGCGGTCCGCACTGGAGGAAGCGGGCGTCGTGGTGCGGGCGTTCGTGTGA
- a CDS encoding carboxyltransferase domain-containing protein, whose amino-acid sequence MPASVRVPPGAAPVHVLPAGPYALLVELADGEHAEAFHAELLRRRERGALPAVREIVPAARTVLLDGIADRAPGARDRFARELASWRVPPLLREARDPVEIPVVYDGPDLDEVAALWGVGADEVAARHSRTAFRVAFCGFAPGFGYLTGLPEHLHVPRRMSPRTRVPAGAVALAGPYTGVYPRPSPGGWQLIGRMPDPGVLWDPAREPAALLEPGTPVRFVAVAAGVDGGAFAALPPPRPGAAGEHA is encoded by the coding sequence GTGCCTGCGAGCGTGCGGGTGCCGCCCGGTGCCGCGCCGGTCCACGTTCTGCCCGCCGGGCCGTACGCGCTGCTCGTCGAACTGGCCGACGGCGAGCACGCCGAGGCCTTCCACGCCGAGCTGCTCCGCCGCCGTGAGCGCGGTGCGCTTCCCGCCGTACGCGAGATCGTCCCGGCCGCCCGTACGGTCCTGCTCGACGGGATCGCGGACCGTGCGCCGGGGGCCCGGGACCGGTTCGCCCGGGAGCTCGCCTCCTGGCGGGTGCCGCCGCTGCTCCGTGAGGCGCGGGACCCGGTGGAGATCCCCGTGGTCTACGACGGCCCCGATCTCGACGAGGTTGCCGCGCTCTGGGGCGTCGGGGCCGACGAGGTGGCCGCCCGCCACTCCCGTACCGCGTTCAGGGTGGCGTTCTGCGGGTTCGCGCCGGGGTTCGGCTACCTCACCGGGCTGCCCGAGCACCTGCACGTACCCCGGCGCATGAGCCCGCGCACCCGGGTCCCGGCCGGAGCGGTGGCCCTCGCCGGGCCCTACACCGGGGTGTACCCGCGTCCGTCGCCCGGCGGCTGGCAGCTCATCGGGCGGATGCCGGACCCGGGCGTCCTGTGGGACCCGGCCCGGGAACCGGCGGCCCTGCTGGAACCGGGGACGCCGGTGCGGTTCGTGGCCGTGGCGGCGGGGGTGGACGGCGGGGCCTTTGCCGCGCTCCCCCCGCCCCGGCCGGGCGCGGCCGGGGAGCACGCGTGA
- a CDS encoding 5-oxoprolinase subunit C family protein, with protein sequence MSPAPRLHVVRAGALTTVQDAGRPGYAHLGVGQAGALDGPAARLANRLVGNPPGAAVLETTLTGCAVRPEAPVVAVVGGAGCRVTVDGRPVAWGAPVRVPAGAVLDAGPAACGLRGYLAFAGGLEPEAVLGSRSADLLSGLGPPPLREGDALPLGDPAECGPPPAGPVPWPGAPAELVLPVHPGPRHAWFTEAALRTLLTAAYRVSPHSNRIGLRTEGPALERSRTGAAGELPSEGMVLGAIQVPPDGRPVVFLNDHPTTGGYPVLGVVPEAALAAAAQAVPGTGLRFVRA encoded by the coding sequence GTGAGCCCCGCCCCCCGCCTCCACGTCGTCCGGGCCGGAGCGCTCACCACCGTGCAGGACGCGGGCCGTCCCGGCTACGCCCACCTCGGGGTCGGGCAGGCCGGAGCACTGGACGGGCCCGCCGCCCGGCTGGCCAACCGGCTGGTGGGCAACCCACCGGGCGCCGCCGTCCTGGAGACCACACTCACCGGCTGCGCGGTCCGCCCGGAGGCGCCCGTGGTGGCCGTCGTCGGCGGTGCGGGCTGCCGGGTGACGGTCGACGGGCGGCCGGTGGCGTGGGGCGCTCCGGTGCGCGTACCGGCGGGAGCGGTGCTGGACGCGGGCCCCGCTGCCTGCGGACTCCGCGGCTATCTGGCGTTCGCGGGGGGCCTGGAGCCGGAAGCGGTGCTGGGCAGCCGCTCGGCGGACCTCCTCTCGGGGCTCGGGCCGCCTCCCCTGCGCGAGGGCGACGCGCTGCCGCTGGGCGATCCGGCGGAGTGCGGTCCGCCGCCGGCCGGTCCCGTCCCCTGGCCGGGCGCGCCCGCCGAGCTCGTGCTGCCGGTCCACCCCGGACCCCGCCACGCCTGGTTCACCGAAGCCGCGCTCCGTACCCTCCTCACCGCCGCCTACCGGGTCTCGCCCCACAGCAACCGCATCGGGCTGCGCACGGAGGGGCCCGCGCTGGAGCGGTCCCGTACGGGTGCGGCGGGCGAACTGCCCAGCGAGGGCATGGTCCTGGGCGCCATCCAGGTGCCGCCGGACGGCAGGCCCGTCGTCTTCCTCAACGACCACCCGACGACCGGCGGTTACCCGGTCCTCGGAGTCGTCCCCGAAGCGGCCCTCGCAGCGGCGGCCCAGGCGGTGCCGGGGACCGGGCTGCGTTTCGTACGCGCCTGA